TTGACGACCCGGCCGTTGTCCACGTCCAGGCAGGGGATGACTCGTACGGCGAGGGTCATGCGGACACTCCGGGTTCTCCGCCGGAGCGGAATGCCTCCACCTCGACCTCGACGACCAGGCTGGGGTCCACGAAGCCGGAGACGATGATCATGGATGCGGCGGGCCGGACGGCGTCGAACAGCTCCTTGTGAGCGCGTCCGACCTCCTCCACGTCCCGGCCGTGGGTGAGGTACATGCGCGTCCGCACGACGTCCGCCGGGCCGAGTCCCAACTGCTCCAGCGCCGCGAACGCGACCTTGAAGGAGTTGATCGCCTGCTCGTACGGATCGCCCGCGGCGATCTCACCGTCCACGATCGACGTGCAGCCGGAGACCAGCACCAGGCCGTTGGGCAGCTCCACCGCGCGGGAGTACCCGAAGGCCTCCTCCCAGGGCGCGCCGGTCGAAACGCGTCGCAGATCGCTCACTCGGCCACCGCCTCCAGTGCCTCTTCCAGGGTGAACGCCTT
Above is a window of Streptomyces sp. NBC_00490 DNA encoding:
- a CDS encoding RidA family protein; the encoded protein is MSDLRRVSTGAPWEEAFGYSRAVELPNGLVLVSGCTSIVDGEIAAGDPYEQAINSFKVAFAALEQLGLGPADVVRTRMYLTHGRDVEEVGRAHKELFDAVRPAASMIIVSGFVDPSLVVEVEVEAFRSGGEPGVSA